The following are encoded in a window of Primulina eburnea isolate SZY01 chromosome 4, ASM2296580v1, whole genome shotgun sequence genomic DNA:
- the LOC140830697 gene encoding vacuole membrane protein KMS1-like: MGSKKKSKSHKNSRDRGVLISGLQIKHQNDLDNLTLTSQPFKTLKLFTLAVVLYLKRSVTYLLSHGVWLMLLSTLPVISGVLLVTLDGPHEKHVEEVVRYMRFGLWWVALGVASSIGLGSGLHTFVLYLGPHIALFTIKAMQCGRIDIKSAPYDTIQLKRSPSWLGKDCAEFGAPIFQSSDGIVRVPLSSILPQVQLEAILWGLGTALGELPPYFISRAASLSGNGVDAVKELDSSSTADGGFISAQLTQMKRWFLSHAQYLNFVTILILASVPNPLFDLAGIMCGQFGIPFWEFFLATMIGKAIIKTHIQTVFIISVCNNQLLDWIENELIWVLSLIPGFNSILPDLTAKLHSMKAKYLATKPHVPSNIEVKKWDFSLTFIWNTVVWFMLMNFFVKIVNATAQRYLKKQQDEEIAALKNKSSKYSDDSDSSSR, encoded by the exons ATGGGATCCAAGAAAAAGTCCAAGTCCCATAAGAATTCACGCGATAGAGGCGTGCTGATCTCTG GACTTCAGATAAAACATCAAAATGATTTAGATAATTTGACTCTGACCTCACAGCCATTCAAGACACTAAAGCTTTTCACTTTGGCCGTCGTACTGTATCTCAAACGATCAGTCACATATCTTCTATCACATGGTGTATGGCTTATGCTATTGAGTACCTTACCGGTGATTTCTGGGGTACTGCTTGTGACTCTAGATGGTCCTCATGAGAAG CATGTTGAGGAAGTTGTGAGATATATGCGATTTGGACTATGGTGGGTGGCTCTTGGTGTTGCATCCTCCATTGGACTTG GATCTGGATTGCACACGTTTGTTCTGTATCTGGGGCCTCATATTGCCTTGTTCACCATAAAAGCAATGCAATGTGGCCGAATAGACATCAAAAGTGCTCCATATGATACAATACAATTAAAAAGAAGCCCATCATGGCTTGGCAAGGATTGTGCTGAATTTGGAGCCCCGATCTTTCAATCCTCAGATGGTATTGTAAGGGTTCCCCTTAGCAGTATACTACCACAGGTACAGTTGGAGGCCATTCTGTGGGGCCTTGGAACTGCTCTTGGCGAACTTCCCCCTTATTTCATTTCACGGGCCG CAAGTTTATCAGGTAACGGAGTTGATGCTGTGAAAGAATTGGATTCTTCCTCAACAGCAGATGGCGGGTTTATATCTGCTCAATTAACTCAAATGAAGCGCTGGTTCTTATCACATGCTCAATATTTAAACTTTGTCACGATTTTGATTCTTGCTTCG GTACCAAATCCTTTATTTGATCTTGCCGGCATTATGTGTGGACAATTCGGAATTCCCTTCTGGGAGTTCTTTCTTGCAACAATGATAGGCAAAGCAATCATTAAGACTCACATCCAG ACGGTTTTTATAATTTCTGTATGCAATAATCAACTTCTTGACTGGATCGAAAACGAACTAATTTGGGTTCTTAGCCTCATACCCGGTTTCAACTCTATCTTACCCGACCTAACTGCCAAGCTTCACTCTATGAAAGCCAAGTACTTGGCCACCAAGCCTCACGTCCCTTCAAATATTGAG gtTAAAAAGTGGGACTTTTCACTCACTTTCATCTGGAATACGGTGGTTTGGTTCATGCTAATGAACTTCTTTGTCAAGATTGTTAACGCAACTGCACAACGATATTTAAAGAAGCAGCAAGATGAGGAAATCGCTGCATTGAAGAACAAGTCATCCAAGTATTCTGATGACTCTGATAGTTCATCTAGATGA
- the LOC140830698 gene encoding protein TIME FOR COFFEE, producing MDRNREARRASVVGSNGFKRRRHRTSSLRGSPDEDLGVELQESIRLRERVRNDRDRDRERERDRERERGRDSRERDSRSKRRRAERLMSNRDDVGGDETSEESVNDEEDEEDEENNDGGGGGGVRLFPPTVAPISNHNHHLHHQGHHHSHNSSLNQQQHDSSATNIITANHHLQTRKTFPPSTSSSSSKVFKAVPVWKPGDEMIGVSVPRKARSACTKRSHDRISGSSNNISASVIAGDEQILLQALSSPVGLGLAPSPAAPVSPSSSNASVRKKLKLNSGPRLKPPRVSSKTNSSNPEELEIEIAEVLYGLKTHSQSPSLKKEDSREVNRSSSDTKSHVSSPMSNSTSANNLNLASNSSPLSAVAPKRKRPRQVLENSSYGARSSPVSSKPEMDQAPKNEISSPKLEKFPGSTGDNGFEMGGDLVNSQGQQHHLLELKAPESIKTDSEFKSTAEELKNNVDLVQQEEMSSIKGKEMRTDDSGREDSTLTATASATVAIIKASLKSSEAENQREEKFVIDLMAPPPLVRLSPDKDTKVDLAGAEQKPNLSIVDAELKSMILKDKEEEKGKSGKVQLTNVTGAEIKGEKIAEEDEMNKGRNPDLLLDLEESERYGGNKLQHQVMKQQPRMPLKVAKEEPVTGKPGQLASSLPLHMSMATWPGGLPPPMGYMAPLQGVVSMDGSAVTPPPIQPTFSQPRSKRCATHCYIARNIDCFQQFMKMNPFWQAATGSASLFGSKPGNMNAVTVTDLLGNNAVRGANNIVQEKGQNLASISSPGGKEKNSQSANSSESAHRKQQIMLQQALPPVAPGNLVGPAFIFPLNQQHAAAAAAASVRPAAAKSHTAASQGSSNASRTVSASTSATGGGASTPMSFNYPNMATNETQYLAILQNNAYPFPIPAVGAPPNYRGTPAQAMPLFNGPFYSSQMIHPSQLQHQQPTTSQSPQLRQVHQNASTSSGSSSTQKHLPCQQIRPPSGGASAVAGSTNFPAQKPQSSQQIQQAHNQHISLTRPRLVDNEIGSEESPSTTDNRGSWSSVNIYGQNFAMPIHPQNFALMTPPPVLASAAASTIAPVGAVSNSEKKPPQQTQQPKSKGGVDSLPPPSFAMSFGTINGSNASPGIDIASMTQNHAIFQNFPEATRQNIQMAAAVAAAQAAQKKNFRISEDIKPAGGDSISTDAERKSSTGKVGTAQSIAFTRSDLADTPVSSIPANSGVDISARSLNVSTGSARSSRPGTANNAGVGNGQNAHIQAHQLQQQQMLQIKQQQQQLLAATRKAPTTSNGNAYSDHLNSSSSIPAKFPNPLPGFPQNIVQSSSNSPSHSPQWKNPTRTATSQAMSPLASSAVSTLKSHPQQHPRAQPPMHTQISFGGNQKTPTNAQGQAPLNSHQAPSPPMMVSSPTTSSISKGSSGSPRTATAPSSHKMSQAPSLSAQPIKNPASVPSQKSPSILGNPQIASSPSGGAKPHIQQQPHQQQLPKTMQQAQLFFSNPFSQVQTMNPTSTSSTNSVPSGYYMQRRRPDQQNQPPQQLQNAPPTSTGALSLTSSVMTSSTATNDPAKAIAAATCNVKGGGLTSQGVIHAAQLAAQSAGTLLPVGFSYAHPVPTAVQTKPSEHKQSAGNDNLQQWQPEKN from the exons ATGGATAGGAATAGAGAAGCCAGAAGGGCTAGTGTTGTGGGCTCTAATGGTTTCAAGAGAAGAAGACATAGAACAAGCAGTCTCAGAGGCTCGCCAG ATGAAGATTTGGGAGTCGAGTTACAGGAATCTATAAGATTAAGGGAGAGAGTGAGGAATGATCGAGATCGAGATCGAGAGAGGGAGAGAGATAGAGAAAGGGAAAGAGGAAGAGATTCGAGAGAAAGGGATAGTAGGAGTAAGAGGAGAAGAGCTGAGAGATTGATGAGCAATAGAGATGATGTTGGTGGAGATGAAACTTCAGAAGAGAGTGTCAACGATGAAGAggatgaagaagatgaagaaaacaacgacggcggcggcggcggcggggTTAGGCTGTTTCCGCCAACGGTTGCGCCGATTTCCAACCAtaaccaccacctccaccaccaagGTCATCACCACAGCCACAACAGTAGTCTTAATCAACAACAACACGATAGTAGTGCTACGAATATTATCACTGCTAATCACCATCTTCAGACAAGAAAAACCTTCCCCCCCAGCacgtcttcttcttcttccaagGTTTTCAAGGCCGTTCCTGTCTGGAAACCTGGTGATGAAATGATTGGTGTTTCTGTTCCAAGAAAAGCTCGTTCTG CATGCACGAAGAGGTCCCATGATCGGATTTCAGGGAGTAGCAATAATATTAGCGCCAGTGTGATTGCGGGAGATGAGCAAATTCTTCTGCAAGCACTAAGTTCTCCGGTGGGACTAGGCCTTGCTCCATCTCCGGCTGCTCCAGTGTCGCCTTCTTCTTCCAATGCGTCCGTCAGAAAAAAGCTT aaaCTTAACAGCGGACCGAGGCTAAAACCTCCTAGGGTTTCATCAAAGACGAATTCTTCGAATCCCGAGGAGCTAGAAATTGAAATTGCCGAGGTTTTGTATGGGTTGAAGACTCATTCTCAAAGCCCTTCGTTGAAGAAAGAGGATTCAAGAGAAGTCAATAGATCCAGCAGCGACACGAAATCTCATGTTTCATCTCCGATGTCCAATTCTACGTCGGCAAATAATCTGAATTTGGCCTCTAATTCGAGCCCCCTATCAGCTGTTG CTCCGAAGAGAAAGAGGCCTAGGCAAGTATTGGAAAATTCCAGCTATGGTGCTCGGAGTAGCCCCGTTTCTTCGAAGCCAGAGATGGACCAAGCACCGAAGAATGAGATTTCATCGCCTAAATTGGAAAAATTCCCGGGATCCACTGGAGATAATGGGTTTGAAATGGGTGGCGATTTGGTCAATTCTCAAGGTCAGCAGCACCATCTTCTAGAGTTGAAAGCTCCCGAATCTATTAAAACTGATTCGGAGTTCAAATCTACTGCTGAAGAATTGAAGAACAACGTAGATCTGGTTCAGCAAGAAGAGATGAGCTCAATAAAGGGGAAAGAGATGAGAACAGATGATAGCGGCCGCGAGGATTCGACCTTGACAGCGACAGCTTCAGCCACTGTTGCAATTATTAAAGC TTCTTTAAAGTCTTCCGAGGCTGAAAATCAGAGGGAAGAGAAGTTTGTTATAGATCTGATG GCTCCGCCGCCTCTGGTAAGGTTGTCACCTGATAAAGATACCAAGGTTGATTTGGCAGGCGCAGAGCAGAAGCCGAATCTATCCATTGTTGATGCG GAGTTAAAGTCTATGATTTTGAAAGataaagaagaagagaaaggaAAAAGTGGGAAAGTTCAATTGACAAATGTGACAGGTGCAGAAATTAAAGGAGAAAAAATAGCAGAAGAAGATGAAATGAACAAGGGTAGGAATCCTGATCTACTGCTTGATTTGGAAGAGTCTGAAAGATATGGTGGAAACAAATTACAGCACCAGGTTATGAAGCAGCAGCCACGAATGCCATTGAAAGTGGCCAAAGAGGAGCCAGTCACTGGGAAACCTG GTCAATTGGCGAGCTCATTGCCTCTGCATATGTCCATGGCTACTTGGCCTGGTGGGCTTCCACCACCCATGGG ATACATGGCACCTTTGCAAGGAGTTGTCTCAATGGATGGAAGCGCTGTGACACCACCACCTATCCAG CCGACCTTCTCTCAACCTCGGTCTAAACGGTGTGCTACGCATTGCTACATTGCTAGGAATATAGACTGTTTCCAACAGTTCATGAAGATGAATCCGTTCTGGCAAGCAGCTACAGGCTCTGCATCATTGTTTGGGTCGAAACCTGGAAATATGAATGCTGTGACGGTCACTGATTTGCTTGGAAATAATGCTGTTAGGGGTGCAAATAATATTGTTCAGGAGAAAGGGCAGAATCTGGCTAGCATTTCCAGTCCTGGTGGTAAGGAAAAAAATTCTCAATCTGCTAATTCCTCAGAATCTGCTCACAGAAAGCAGCAAATTATGCTGCAGCAAGCTTTGCCCCCTGTGGCACCTGGTAATTTGGTG GGGCCAGCTTTTATCTTCCCTTTGAATCAACAAcatgccgccgccgccgccgcagCCTCTGTAAGGCCAGCTGCTGCCAAATCTCATACAGCTGCAAGCCAGGGTTCATCCAACGCCTCCCGCACTGTCTCTGCAAGTACGTCTGCTACAGGTGGAGGTGCATCAACTCCAATGAGCTTCAACTATCCAAACATGGCTACGAATGAAACACAGTACTTGGCAATCTTACAAAACAATGCTTACCCTTTTCCTATTCCTGCTGTTGGTGCTCCACCAAACTACAGGGGGACCCCGGCACAGGCAATGCCTTTGTTCAACGGTCCCTTCTATTCGTCACAGATGATTCATCCATCTCAACTTCAGCACCAACAACCGACCACCTCTCAGTCACCGCAACTGCGGCAAGTTCACCAAAATGCAAGTACATCGAGTGGCTCCTCATCGACACAGAAGCATTTGCCGTGCCAGCAGATTCGGCCCCCAAGTGGTGGCGCTAGTGCTGTGGCTGGAAGCACAAACTTTCCAGCTCAAAAACCTCAGTCATCACAGCAGATACAGCAGGCGCATAATCAGCATATATCTTTGACTCGGCCTCGGCTTGTGGATAATGAAATAGGCAGTGAAGAGAGTCCATCAACTACTGATAACCGAGGATCTTGGTCCTCTGTGAACATATACGGCCAAAATTTCGCAATGCCTATTCACCCACAAAATTTTGCCTTGATGACTCCGCCACCTGTCTTGGCTAGTGCTGCTGCTTCAACCATTGCGCCTGTTGGAGCTGTTAGCAACAGTGAAAAGAAGCCGCCACAACAAACACAACAGCCGAAATCAAAAGGTGGAGTGGACTCTTTACCTCCCCCTAGCTTTGCAATGTCTTTCGGTACCATCAATGGCTCAAATGCCAGCCCTGGCATTGATATCGCATCCATGACTCAAAATCATGCCATATTTCAGAACTTTCCGGAAGCTACTCGACAGAACATCCAAATGGCGGCGGCTGTTGCTGCTGCTCAGGCTGCACAAAAGAAGAATTTTAGAATTTCCGAGGATATTAAACCAGCTGGTGGAGATTCCATCTCCACTGATGCTGAAAGAAAAAGTTCAACCGGGAAGGTTGGCACTGCACAATCCATTGCATTTACAAGATCAGACTTGGCCGATACACCTGTTTCTTCTATTCCTGCAAACAGTGGAGTCGATATCTCGGCTCGATCCCTGAACGTTTCGACTGGCTCGGCTAGAAGCTCTCGACCTGGGACAGCAAATAATGCAGGAGTAGGTAATGGCCAGAATGCTCACATTCAGGCTCATCAGCTTCAGCAGCAACAGATGCTGCAAATTAAGCAGCAACAGCAGCAGCTACTGGCAGCAACTCGGAAGGCACCGACAACTAGCAATGGAAATGCGTATTCCGATCACTTAAATTCATCTTCTTCCATACCTGCCAAGTTTCCAAACCCACTCCCTGGTTTCCCACAAAACATTGTTCAGAGCAGTAGTAACAGCCCAAGTCATTCTCCTCAGTGGAAAAATCCTACAAGAACAGCCACCTCTCAGGCGATGTCTCCTCTCGCCTCATCAGCTGTATCAACACTCAAAAGCCATCCTCAGCAGCATCCACGGGCTCAACCACCAATGCACACACAAATATCCTTTGGAGGAAATCAGAAGACTCCGACTAATGCACAAGGGCAAGCACCATTAAATAGCCACCAGGCTCCATCGCCCCCTATGATGGTCAGTTCTCCTACAACCTCTTCCATCTCGAAAGGATCAAGTGGAAGTCCAAGAACTGCGACTGCTCCTAGTAGCCACAAAATGAGTCAAGCTCCATCCTTGTCAGCTCAGCCGATAAAAAACCCGGCTTCTGTACCAAGTCAGAAATCTCCATCGATCTTAGGAAACCCTCAAATAGCTTCCTCTCCTAGCGGTGGAGCAAAGCCGCATATCCAACAGCAGCCTCATCAGCAGCAGCTTCCAAAGACTATGCAGCAGGCGCAGCTGTTCTTCTCAAATCCATTTTCTCAAGTTCAAACGATGAATCCAACCAGTACAAGTTCCACCAATTCTGTCCCAAGTGGGTACTACATGCAGAGAAGACGGCCAGACCAACAGAATCAGCCCCCACAACAGCTACAAAATGCGCCTCCAACTTCAACTGGGGCCCTGTCATTAACCTCTTCTGTCATGACGTCTAGTACGGCCACCAATGATCCAGCTAAAGCAATTGCTGCCGCTACATGTAATGTTAAAGGTGGTGGATTGACTTCCCAAGGTGTTATCCACGCTGCTCAATTAGCTGCACAGTCTGCTGGAACCCTTTTACCTGTTGGATTCTCTTATGCTCATCCTGTTCCGACTGCCGTTCAGACAAAACCTTCGGAGCACAAACAATCTGCTG GAAATGACAATTTACAACAATGGCAGCCTGAGAAGAACTGA